The Brassica napus cultivar Da-Ae chromosome C7, Da-Ae, whole genome shotgun sequence genome has a segment encoding these proteins:
- the LOC106433263 gene encoding probable galacturonosyltransferase 3 isoform X1, translating into MMMPRCFVSLIQAFFLSLVLLLHHVGGESQAASHHHHRELQAYRRPLQDCPGCTTTSASSLHYDPDLKDVNIVATYSDHHGNIRLGSVKMGDLSSSWLFHHPLLPPNNNKPPSQLVTPRDSFQNDSRMEESASYSSTNQTDNHFPHVEFTSPAKLKRQSLRQERRAQRTLELIQQDKESDKQMQEAAIHKSMTFENSLVGKYSIWRRDYESPNADAILKLMRDQIIMAKAYAHIAKSKNASNLYLFLTQQSRENQRVLGKATSDADLPSRALEQAKAMGHALSLAKDELYDCHELAKKFRAMLQSTERNVDGLKKKGTFLIQLAAKTFPQPLHCLSLQLAADYFLLGFNEEEEDVVKKDAKFEDPSLYHYAIFSDNVLATSVVVNSTVLNAKQPEKHVFHIVTDKLNFAAMKMWFRVNAPSDATIQVENINDFKWLNSSYCSVLRQLESARLKEYYFKANHPSSISAGADNLKYRNPKYLSMLNHLRFYLPEVYPKLDKILFLDDDIVVQKDLAPLWEVDMQGKVNGAVETCKESFHRFDKYLNFSNPKISENFDAGACGWAFGMNMFDLREWRKRNITGIYHYWQDMNEDRTLWKLGSLPPGLITFYNLTYAMERSWHVLGLGYDPALNQTAIENAAVVHYNGNYKPWLGLAFAKYKPYWSKYVEYDNPYLRLCNINE; encoded by the exons ATGATGATGCCGAGATGCTTCGTTTCTCTAATTCAAGCCTTCTTCTTATCGCTG GTATTGCTGCTACATCATGTGGGTGGAGAGTCACAAGCAGC cagccaccaccaccaccgagaACTTCAAGCTTACCGTCGTCCGTTGCAAGATTGTCCTGGATGTACTACTACTAGTGCTTCCTCACTTCACTACGATCCAGATCTCAAA GATGTGAACATAGTTGCCACCTACAGTGACCATCACGGTAATATACGCCTTGGTAGTGTCAAAATGGGTGATCTTTCATCTTCTTGGCTTTTCCACCATCCTCTTCTTCCCCCCAACAACAACAAACCTCCTTCTCAG CTAGTGACACCGCGGGATTCATTTCAAAATGATTCTAGAATGGAAGAGAGTGCAAGTTATTCTTCAACTAATCAGACCGACAACCATTTTCCACACGTGGAGTTTACAAGCCCTGCAAAACTGAAGCGTCAG AGTTTACGTCAAGAAAGGAGAGCTCAACGGACTCTGGAGCTGATCCAACAAGATAAGGAATCTGATAAGCAAATGCAAGAAGCTGCCATTCACAAGTCAATGACCTTTGAAAACTCTCTCGTTGGCAAATACAGTATATGGAGGAGAGACTATGAGAGCCCCAACGCTGATGCTATCTTGAAGCTTATGAGAGACCAGATCATTATGGCTAAAGCTTATGCCCATATCGCCAAATCCAAAAATGCATCCAATCTCTACCTTTTCTTGACGCAGCAGAGTAGAGAAAATCAACGTGTTCTGGGAAAAGCAACTTCTGATGCTGACCTTCCTTCAAg AGCGCTTGAACAAGCAAAAGCCATGGGCCATGCTCTCTCTCTTGCAAAAGACGAGTTATATGACTGCCATGAACTTGCAAAGAAGTTTCGGGCCATGCTTCAATCCACTGAACGCAATGTAGATGGACTAAAGAAAAAGGGCACCTTCTTAATTCAGCTGGCCGCCAAGACATTTCCACAGCCATTGCATTGCCTGAGTCTGCAGCTAGCGGCAGACTATTTTCTTCTCGGTTTCaatgaagaggaggaggatgtAGTCAAAAAGGATGCCAAGTTTGAAGATCCTTCTCTCTATCACTATGCCATCTTTTCAGATAACGTCCTGGCAACATCAGTCGTGGTCAACTCCACTGTCCTGAATGCCAAGCAACCGGAGAAGCATGTCTTCCATATAGTAACAGACAAATTGAATTTTGCTGCAATGAAGATGTGGTTTCGCGTCAATGCTCCTTCTGATGCCACGATTCAAGTTGAGAACATCAATGATTTTAAGTGGCTCAACTCCTCTTACTGCTCTGTTCTACGGCAGCTTGAATCCGCAAGGCTTAAAGAATACTATTTCAAAGCAAACCATCCTTCGTCTATCTCTGCTGGCGCAGACAATCTCAAGTACCGAAACCCAAAGTACCTATCGATGCTGAATCATCTGAGATTCTACCTACCTGAGGTGTATCCGAAGCTGGACAAGATCCTGTTTCTTGACGATGACATTGTGGTGCAAAAAGACCTGGCACCTCTATGGGAAGTAGACATGCAAGGAAAAGTGAATGGCGCGGTGGAGACGTGTAAAGAAAGCTTCCACAGATTTGACAAGTACCTCAACTTCTCTAATCCAAAGATCTCAGAGAATTTCGATGCGGGGGCTTGCGGGTGGGCGTTTGGCATGAATATGTTTGACCTGAGAGAGTGGAGGAAAAGGAACATCACTGGGATATATCATTACTGGCAAGACATG AATGAGGATAGAACGCTGTGGAAGCTGGGTTCGTTGCCACCGGGGTTAATCACATTCTACAACCTGACCTATGCAATGGAGCGGAGCTGGCACGTGCTGGGGCTAGGCTATGACCCAGCGCTCAACCAGACAGCTATAGAGAATGCAGCGGTTGTGCATTACAATGGGAACTACAAGCCATGGCTGGGTTTGGCGTTTGCCAAGTACAAACCTTACTGGTCCAAGTACGTCGAGTACGATA
- the LOC106433268 gene encoding transport and Golgi organization 2 homolog has translation MCIAVFLWQSHPLYPFLLFLNRDEYLNRATEALRWWQDGETLGGRDLVGGGTWLGCNRHGRIAFLTNFRETSSIPDAKSRGDLPLRYLQSQKSPAEFAEEIEKEASLYNGFNLVVAHVFSKSMFYVTNRPLSQQQLVTLVSPGIHVLSNANLDSPWPKCLRLRDGFNQLLTQHPGGEFPVKTMVEEVMTDTVKDQEPDLPHVFPPDTEYHLSSIFVDVPRPAGRYGTRSISALTIKSHGQVCFYERHLEPGGGSWKELTQHFVIQNQTST, from the exons atgtgCATAGCAGTGTTCTTATGGCAATCGCATCCGCTTTAcccttttcttctctttttgaaCAGAGATGAATATCTCAACAG GGCGACGGAGGCGCTGCGTTGGTGGCAAGACGGAGAGACGCTTGGAGGCAGAGACCTCGTGGGCGGCGGGACGTGGCTCGGATGCAACAGGCATGGCCGTATAGCTTTCCTCACCAATTTCAGGGAGACCTCCTCCATCCCCGATGCTAAATCCCGTGGAGATCTCCCTCTTCGTTACTTGCAG AGCCAAAAGAGCCCTGCCGAGTTTGCCGAGGAGATCGAAAAGGAGGCTTCTCTCTACAACGGTTTCAACCTCGTTGTCGCTCATGTCTTCTCCAAATCCATGTTTTACGTTACCAACCGGCCACTCAGCCAGCAGCAGCTCGTGACGCTAGTCTCTCCGGGGATCCATGTCCTTTCCAACGCCAACCTCGACTCTCCTTGGCCCAAG TGTCTGAGGTTGAGAGACGGTTTCAATCAGCTTCTGACCCAACACCCAGGTGGTGAATTCCCCGTTAAGACTATGGTTGAGGAGGTGATGACTGATACTGTCAAGGACCAAGAGCCTGACCTGCCTCACGTTTTCCCACCTGACACCGAATACCATCTCAGCTCTATCTTCGTCGACGTTCCTAGACCTGCT GGGCGTTATGGGACCAGAAGCATCTCTGCGCTCACCATCAAGTCCCATGGCCAGGTCTGTTTCTACGAGAGGCATCTTGAACCAGGCGGTGGTTCCTGGAAGGAGCTCACTCAACACTTTGTCATACAAAATCAAACCTCTACTTGA
- the LOC106433266 gene encoding alpha-1,3-mannosyl-glycoprotein 2-beta-N-acetylglucosaminyltransferase isoform X1 encodes MARVPCDLRFLLIPAAFMFIYIQMRLFQTQSQYADRLSSALESENHCTSQLRSLIDQVSTKQSRILALEDLKNRQDQQLVQLKDLVHTFESKGIAKLTEGGQQVPLAAVVIMACSRADYLERTVNSVLKYQSPIASKYPLFISQDGSNQAVKSKSLTYTQLTYMQHLDFEPVITERPGELIAYYKIARHYKWALDQLFYKHKFSRVIILEDDMEIAPDFFDYFEAAARLMDRDETIMAASSWNDNGQKQFVHDPYALYRSDFFPGLGWMLKRSTWDELSPKWPKAYWDDWLRLKENHKGRQFVRPEVCRTYNFGEHGSSLGQFFSQYLEPIKLNDVKVDWNAMDLGYLTEGNYTKYFSGLVRQARPIQGSDLVLKAQNINGDVRIRYEDQAEFERIAGEFGIFEEWKDGVPRTAYKGIVVFRIQTTRRVFLIGPDSVMQLGIRKS; translated from the exons ATGGCGAGGGTTCCTTGTGACTTGAGATTTCTTCTCATACCGGCAGCTTTCATGTTCATTTATATCCAG ATGAGGCTTTTCCAGACGCAATCACAGTATGCAGATCGCCTCAGCTCAGCT CTCGAGTCAGAGAACCATTGTACTAGTCAATTGCGATCCCTCATTGATCAAGTAAGCACTAAACAGTCCCGGATTCTCGCTCTCGAAG ATTTGAAGAACCGCCAGGACCAACAACTCGTGCAGCTTAAGGATCTTGTCCACACCTTTGAAA GTAAAGGGATAGCAAAGCTCACTGAAGGTGGACAG cAGGTGCCTCTGGCAGCTGTTGTGATTATGGCCTGCAGTCGTGCTGACTATCTTGAACGCACTGTCAACTCTGTTTTAAA ATATCAAAGTCCCATTGCTTCAAAATATCCTCTCTTTATATCTCAGGATGGATCTAATCAAGCCGTCAAGAGCAAGTCTTTGACCTATACTCAACTAACGTATATGCAG CACTTAGATTTTGAACCAGTCATCACCGAAAGGCCTGGCGAACTGATTGCCTACTACAAAATTGCAC GTCACTACAAGTGGGCACTAGACCAGTTGTTTTACAAACATAAATTTAGTCGAGTGATTATACTAGAAG ATGATATGGAAATTGCTCCAGACTTCTTTGATTACTTTGAGGCTGCAGCTCGTCTCATGGATAGGGATGA AACCATTATGGCTGCTTCATCATGGAATGATAATGGCCAGAAGCAGTTTGTGCATGATCCCT ATGCACTTTACCGATCAGATTTTTTTCCTGGCCTGGGGTGGATGCTGAAGAGATCGACTTGGGATGAGCTATCACCAAAGTGGCCAAAGGC TTATTGGGATGATTGGCTGAGATTGAAGGAAAACCATAAAGGCCGCCAATTTGTTCGACCAGAAGTCTGCCGAACATACAATTTTGGTGAACAT GGGTCTAGTTTGGGACAGTTTTTCAGTCAGTATCTGGAACCCATAAAGCTAAACGATGTGAAG GTTGACTGGAACGCAATGGACCTGGGATACCTGACAGAG GGAAACTATACCAAGTACTTTTCTGGCTTAGTGAGACAAGCACGACCAATTCAAGGGTCTGACCTTGTCTTAAAGGCTCAAAATATAAACGGCGATGTTCGTATCCGGTATGAAGACCAAGCAGAGTTTGAACGCATTGCAGGGGAGTTTGGCATATTTGAAGAATGGAAG GATGGTGTGCCCCGAACAGCATATAAAGGAATAGTGGTGTTCCGAATCCAGACTACTAGACGTGTATTCCTGATAGGCCCAGATTCTGTGATGCAGCTTGGAATTCGAAAATCCTGa
- the LOC106433266 gene encoding alpha-1,3-mannosyl-glycoprotein 2-beta-N-acetylglucosaminyltransferase isoform X2: protein MARVPCDLRFLLIPAAFMFIYIQMRLFQTQSQYADRLSSALESENHCTSQLRSLIDQVSTKQSRILALEDLKNRQDQQLVQLKDLVHTFESKGIAKLTEGGQVPLAAVVIMACSRADYLERTVNSVLKYQSPIASKYPLFISQDGSNQAVKSKSLTYTQLTYMQHLDFEPVITERPGELIAYYKIARHYKWALDQLFYKHKFSRVIILEDDMEIAPDFFDYFEAAARLMDRDETIMAASSWNDNGQKQFVHDPYALYRSDFFPGLGWMLKRSTWDELSPKWPKAYWDDWLRLKENHKGRQFVRPEVCRTYNFGEHGSSLGQFFSQYLEPIKLNDVKVDWNAMDLGYLTEGNYTKYFSGLVRQARPIQGSDLVLKAQNINGDVRIRYEDQAEFERIAGEFGIFEEWKDGVPRTAYKGIVVFRIQTTRRVFLIGPDSVMQLGIRKS, encoded by the exons ATGGCGAGGGTTCCTTGTGACTTGAGATTTCTTCTCATACCGGCAGCTTTCATGTTCATTTATATCCAG ATGAGGCTTTTCCAGACGCAATCACAGTATGCAGATCGCCTCAGCTCAGCT CTCGAGTCAGAGAACCATTGTACTAGTCAATTGCGATCCCTCATTGATCAAGTAAGCACTAAACAGTCCCGGATTCTCGCTCTCGAAG ATTTGAAGAACCGCCAGGACCAACAACTCGTGCAGCTTAAGGATCTTGTCCACACCTTTGAAA GTAAAGGGATAGCAAAGCTCACTGAAGGTGGACAG GTGCCTCTGGCAGCTGTTGTGATTATGGCCTGCAGTCGTGCTGACTATCTTGAACGCACTGTCAACTCTGTTTTAAA ATATCAAAGTCCCATTGCTTCAAAATATCCTCTCTTTATATCTCAGGATGGATCTAATCAAGCCGTCAAGAGCAAGTCTTTGACCTATACTCAACTAACGTATATGCAG CACTTAGATTTTGAACCAGTCATCACCGAAAGGCCTGGCGAACTGATTGCCTACTACAAAATTGCAC GTCACTACAAGTGGGCACTAGACCAGTTGTTTTACAAACATAAATTTAGTCGAGTGATTATACTAGAAG ATGATATGGAAATTGCTCCAGACTTCTTTGATTACTTTGAGGCTGCAGCTCGTCTCATGGATAGGGATGA AACCATTATGGCTGCTTCATCATGGAATGATAATGGCCAGAAGCAGTTTGTGCATGATCCCT ATGCACTTTACCGATCAGATTTTTTTCCTGGCCTGGGGTGGATGCTGAAGAGATCGACTTGGGATGAGCTATCACCAAAGTGGCCAAAGGC TTATTGGGATGATTGGCTGAGATTGAAGGAAAACCATAAAGGCCGCCAATTTGTTCGACCAGAAGTCTGCCGAACATACAATTTTGGTGAACAT GGGTCTAGTTTGGGACAGTTTTTCAGTCAGTATCTGGAACCCATAAAGCTAAACGATGTGAAG GTTGACTGGAACGCAATGGACCTGGGATACCTGACAGAG GGAAACTATACCAAGTACTTTTCTGGCTTAGTGAGACAAGCACGACCAATTCAAGGGTCTGACCTTGTCTTAAAGGCTCAAAATATAAACGGCGATGTTCGTATCCGGTATGAAGACCAAGCAGAGTTTGAACGCATTGCAGGGGAGTTTGGCATATTTGAAGAATGGAAG GATGGTGTGCCCCGAACAGCATATAAAGGAATAGTGGTGTTCCGAATCCAGACTACTAGACGTGTATTCCTGATAGGCCCAGATTCTGTGATGCAGCTTGGAATTCGAAAATCCTGa
- the LOC106433263 gene encoding probable galacturonosyltransferase 3 isoform X2, protein MMMPRCFVSLIQAFFLSLVLLLHHVGGESQAAHHHHRELQAYRRPLQDCPGCTTTSASSLHYDPDLKDVNIVATYSDHHGNIRLGSVKMGDLSSSWLFHHPLLPPNNNKPPSQLVTPRDSFQNDSRMEESASYSSTNQTDNHFPHVEFTSPAKLKRQSLRQERRAQRTLELIQQDKESDKQMQEAAIHKSMTFENSLVGKYSIWRRDYESPNADAILKLMRDQIIMAKAYAHIAKSKNASNLYLFLTQQSRENQRVLGKATSDADLPSRALEQAKAMGHALSLAKDELYDCHELAKKFRAMLQSTERNVDGLKKKGTFLIQLAAKTFPQPLHCLSLQLAADYFLLGFNEEEEDVVKKDAKFEDPSLYHYAIFSDNVLATSVVVNSTVLNAKQPEKHVFHIVTDKLNFAAMKMWFRVNAPSDATIQVENINDFKWLNSSYCSVLRQLESARLKEYYFKANHPSSISAGADNLKYRNPKYLSMLNHLRFYLPEVYPKLDKILFLDDDIVVQKDLAPLWEVDMQGKVNGAVETCKESFHRFDKYLNFSNPKISENFDAGACGWAFGMNMFDLREWRKRNITGIYHYWQDMNEDRTLWKLGSLPPGLITFYNLTYAMERSWHVLGLGYDPALNQTAIENAAVVHYNGNYKPWLGLAFAKYKPYWSKYVEYDNPYLRLCNINE, encoded by the exons ATGATGATGCCGAGATGCTTCGTTTCTCTAATTCAAGCCTTCTTCTTATCGCTG GTATTGCTGCTACATCATGTGGGTGGAGAGTCACAAGCAGC ccaccaccaccaccgagaACTTCAAGCTTACCGTCGTCCGTTGCAAGATTGTCCTGGATGTACTACTACTAGTGCTTCCTCACTTCACTACGATCCAGATCTCAAA GATGTGAACATAGTTGCCACCTACAGTGACCATCACGGTAATATACGCCTTGGTAGTGTCAAAATGGGTGATCTTTCATCTTCTTGGCTTTTCCACCATCCTCTTCTTCCCCCCAACAACAACAAACCTCCTTCTCAG CTAGTGACACCGCGGGATTCATTTCAAAATGATTCTAGAATGGAAGAGAGTGCAAGTTATTCTTCAACTAATCAGACCGACAACCATTTTCCACACGTGGAGTTTACAAGCCCTGCAAAACTGAAGCGTCAG AGTTTACGTCAAGAAAGGAGAGCTCAACGGACTCTGGAGCTGATCCAACAAGATAAGGAATCTGATAAGCAAATGCAAGAAGCTGCCATTCACAAGTCAATGACCTTTGAAAACTCTCTCGTTGGCAAATACAGTATATGGAGGAGAGACTATGAGAGCCCCAACGCTGATGCTATCTTGAAGCTTATGAGAGACCAGATCATTATGGCTAAAGCTTATGCCCATATCGCCAAATCCAAAAATGCATCCAATCTCTACCTTTTCTTGACGCAGCAGAGTAGAGAAAATCAACGTGTTCTGGGAAAAGCAACTTCTGATGCTGACCTTCCTTCAAg AGCGCTTGAACAAGCAAAAGCCATGGGCCATGCTCTCTCTCTTGCAAAAGACGAGTTATATGACTGCCATGAACTTGCAAAGAAGTTTCGGGCCATGCTTCAATCCACTGAACGCAATGTAGATGGACTAAAGAAAAAGGGCACCTTCTTAATTCAGCTGGCCGCCAAGACATTTCCACAGCCATTGCATTGCCTGAGTCTGCAGCTAGCGGCAGACTATTTTCTTCTCGGTTTCaatgaagaggaggaggatgtAGTCAAAAAGGATGCCAAGTTTGAAGATCCTTCTCTCTATCACTATGCCATCTTTTCAGATAACGTCCTGGCAACATCAGTCGTGGTCAACTCCACTGTCCTGAATGCCAAGCAACCGGAGAAGCATGTCTTCCATATAGTAACAGACAAATTGAATTTTGCTGCAATGAAGATGTGGTTTCGCGTCAATGCTCCTTCTGATGCCACGATTCAAGTTGAGAACATCAATGATTTTAAGTGGCTCAACTCCTCTTACTGCTCTGTTCTACGGCAGCTTGAATCCGCAAGGCTTAAAGAATACTATTTCAAAGCAAACCATCCTTCGTCTATCTCTGCTGGCGCAGACAATCTCAAGTACCGAAACCCAAAGTACCTATCGATGCTGAATCATCTGAGATTCTACCTACCTGAGGTGTATCCGAAGCTGGACAAGATCCTGTTTCTTGACGATGACATTGTGGTGCAAAAAGACCTGGCACCTCTATGGGAAGTAGACATGCAAGGAAAAGTGAATGGCGCGGTGGAGACGTGTAAAGAAAGCTTCCACAGATTTGACAAGTACCTCAACTTCTCTAATCCAAAGATCTCAGAGAATTTCGATGCGGGGGCTTGCGGGTGGGCGTTTGGCATGAATATGTTTGACCTGAGAGAGTGGAGGAAAAGGAACATCACTGGGATATATCATTACTGGCAAGACATG AATGAGGATAGAACGCTGTGGAAGCTGGGTTCGTTGCCACCGGGGTTAATCACATTCTACAACCTGACCTATGCAATGGAGCGGAGCTGGCACGTGCTGGGGCTAGGCTATGACCCAGCGCTCAACCAGACAGCTATAGAGAATGCAGCGGTTGTGCATTACAATGGGAACTACAAGCCATGGCTGGGTTTGGCGTTTGCCAAGTACAAACCTTACTGGTCCAAGTACGTCGAGTACGATA
- the LOC106433267 gene encoding amino acid transporter AVT3C, translating into MGFAKEASSSSSSSSSYSLKMPPPREDTPLLLGKSPPPLSSQFKTFANVFIAVVGAGVLGLPYAFKRTGWLMGVLLLLSVSVLTHHCMMLLVHTRRRLDSFNGGGFSKIGSFGDLGFAVCGSLGRLVVDLFIILSQAGFCVGYLIFIGTTLANIFDPDSPTSLRHQITRLGSEFLGLSSKSLYIWGCFPFQLGLNSIKTLTHLAPLSIFADVVDLAAMAVVVVEDSIIILKQRPDVVAFGGFSLFLYGMGVAVYSFEGVGMVLPLESEMKDKDKFGKVLALGMGFISLIYIAFGFLGYLAFGEDTMDIITGNLGAGLISTIVQLGLCINLFFTFPLMMNPVFEIVERRFSGGMYSAWLRWLLVLAVTLVALFVPNFTDFLSLVGSSTCCILGFVLPALFHLLVFKEEMGWKQWSLDMAIVGLGVVLAVSGTWSSLSEIFSVKV; encoded by the coding sequence ATGGGGTTTGCCAAGGAAGCTTctagctcctcctcctcctcctcctcttatTCCCTTAAAATGCCACCTCCTAGGGAGGACACGCCTCTTCTTCTGGGCAAGTCACCCCCCCCTCTCTCCAGCCAGTTCAAGACCTTCGCCAACGTCTTCATTGCTGTCGTCGGCGCTGGTGTTCTTGGTCTTCCTTACGCCTTCAAGCGCACCGGATGGCTCATGGGTGTCCTCCTTCTCCTCTCCGTCTCCGTTTTGACCCATCACTGCATGATGCTTCTCGTTCATACCCGCCGCAGGCTCGACTCTTTCAACGGCGGCGGTTTCTCCAAGATCGGCTCTTTTGGTGACCTTGGCTTTGCCGTCTGCGGCTCCCTTGGGAGGCTCGTCGTTGACCTCTTTATCATTTTGTCTCAAGCTGGCTTTTGCGTCGGTTATCTTATCTTCATCGGCACCACTCTAGCCAATATCTTTGATCCTGATTCCCCCACCAGTCTCAGGCATCAGATTACACGCCTCGGCTCTGAATTCTTGGGCCTCTCCTCTAAGAGTCTCTACATCTGGGGATGCTTCCCCTTCCAGCTTGGTCTTAATTCCATCAAGACCCTCACTCACTTGGCTCCTCTTAGCATCTTCGCCGACGTTGTTGATCTTGCCGCTATGGCTGTGGTCGTTGTTGAGGATTCCATTATTATACTCAAGCAAAGGCCTGACGTTGTTGCCTTTGGTGGTTTTTCGCTCTTCCTCTATGGGATGGGAGTCGCTGTTTATTCTTTCGAAGGCGTTGGAATGGTCTTGCCTCTTGAATCGGAGATGAAAGACAAGGACAAGTTTGGCAAAGTCTTGGCACTCGGCATGGGCTTCATCTCTTTGATATACATAGCCTTTGGTTTCTTAGGTTACTTGGCTTTCGGTGAGGACACCATGGACATAATCACCGGAAACTTGGGGGCAGGACTTATCAGCACTATTGTTCAGCTTGGCCTCTGCATCAACCTCTTCTTCACCTTCCCATTGATGATGAATCCAGTATTTGAGATAGTGGAGAGGCGGTTCTCGGGTGGGATGTACTCTGCGTGGCTGAGATGGCTGCTAGTCTTGGCGGTGACTTTGGTGGCTCTCTTTGTGCCAAATTTTACAGACTTTTTGTCCTTGGTGGGGAGCAGCACTTGCTGCATCTTAGGGTTTGTGTTACCTGCTTTGTTTCATTTGCTGGTGTTCAAGGAAGAGATGGGGTGGAAGCAATGGAGCCTGGACATGGCCATAGTGGGACTGGGCGTGGTTCTTGCTGTGTCGGGAACTTGGAGTTCACTGAGTGAGATCTTCTCTGTCAAAGTGTAA
- the LOC106433263 gene encoding probable galacturonosyltransferase 3 isoform X3 — translation MEESASYSSTNQTDNHFPHVEFTSPAKLKRQSLRQERRAQRTLELIQQDKESDKQMQEAAIHKSMTFENSLVGKYSIWRRDYESPNADAILKLMRDQIIMAKAYAHIAKSKNASNLYLFLTQQSRENQRVLGKATSDADLPSRALEQAKAMGHALSLAKDELYDCHELAKKFRAMLQSTERNVDGLKKKGTFLIQLAAKTFPQPLHCLSLQLAADYFLLGFNEEEEDVVKKDAKFEDPSLYHYAIFSDNVLATSVVVNSTVLNAKQPEKHVFHIVTDKLNFAAMKMWFRVNAPSDATIQVENINDFKWLNSSYCSVLRQLESARLKEYYFKANHPSSISAGADNLKYRNPKYLSMLNHLRFYLPEVYPKLDKILFLDDDIVVQKDLAPLWEVDMQGKVNGAVETCKESFHRFDKYLNFSNPKISENFDAGACGWAFGMNMFDLREWRKRNITGIYHYWQDMNEDRTLWKLGSLPPGLITFYNLTYAMERSWHVLGLGYDPALNQTAIENAAVVHYNGNYKPWLGLAFAKYKPYWSKYVEYDNPYLRLCNINE, via the exons ATGGAAGAGAGTGCAAGTTATTCTTCAACTAATCAGACCGACAACCATTTTCCACACGTGGAGTTTACAAGCCCTGCAAAACTGAAGCGTCAG AGTTTACGTCAAGAAAGGAGAGCTCAACGGACTCTGGAGCTGATCCAACAAGATAAGGAATCTGATAAGCAAATGCAAGAAGCTGCCATTCACAAGTCAATGACCTTTGAAAACTCTCTCGTTGGCAAATACAGTATATGGAGGAGAGACTATGAGAGCCCCAACGCTGATGCTATCTTGAAGCTTATGAGAGACCAGATCATTATGGCTAAAGCTTATGCCCATATCGCCAAATCCAAAAATGCATCCAATCTCTACCTTTTCTTGACGCAGCAGAGTAGAGAAAATCAACGTGTTCTGGGAAAAGCAACTTCTGATGCTGACCTTCCTTCAAg AGCGCTTGAACAAGCAAAAGCCATGGGCCATGCTCTCTCTCTTGCAAAAGACGAGTTATATGACTGCCATGAACTTGCAAAGAAGTTTCGGGCCATGCTTCAATCCACTGAACGCAATGTAGATGGACTAAAGAAAAAGGGCACCTTCTTAATTCAGCTGGCCGCCAAGACATTTCCACAGCCATTGCATTGCCTGAGTCTGCAGCTAGCGGCAGACTATTTTCTTCTCGGTTTCaatgaagaggaggaggatgtAGTCAAAAAGGATGCCAAGTTTGAAGATCCTTCTCTCTATCACTATGCCATCTTTTCAGATAACGTCCTGGCAACATCAGTCGTGGTCAACTCCACTGTCCTGAATGCCAAGCAACCGGAGAAGCATGTCTTCCATATAGTAACAGACAAATTGAATTTTGCTGCAATGAAGATGTGGTTTCGCGTCAATGCTCCTTCTGATGCCACGATTCAAGTTGAGAACATCAATGATTTTAAGTGGCTCAACTCCTCTTACTGCTCTGTTCTACGGCAGCTTGAATCCGCAAGGCTTAAAGAATACTATTTCAAAGCAAACCATCCTTCGTCTATCTCTGCTGGCGCAGACAATCTCAAGTACCGAAACCCAAAGTACCTATCGATGCTGAATCATCTGAGATTCTACCTACCTGAGGTGTATCCGAAGCTGGACAAGATCCTGTTTCTTGACGATGACATTGTGGTGCAAAAAGACCTGGCACCTCTATGGGAAGTAGACATGCAAGGAAAAGTGAATGGCGCGGTGGAGACGTGTAAAGAAAGCTTCCACAGATTTGACAAGTACCTCAACTTCTCTAATCCAAAGATCTCAGAGAATTTCGATGCGGGGGCTTGCGGGTGGGCGTTTGGCATGAATATGTTTGACCTGAGAGAGTGGAGGAAAAGGAACATCACTGGGATATATCATTACTGGCAAGACATG AATGAGGATAGAACGCTGTGGAAGCTGGGTTCGTTGCCACCGGGGTTAATCACATTCTACAACCTGACCTATGCAATGGAGCGGAGCTGGCACGTGCTGGGGCTAGGCTATGACCCAGCGCTCAACCAGACAGCTATAGAGAATGCAGCGGTTGTGCATTACAATGGGAACTACAAGCCATGGCTGGGTTTGGCGTTTGCCAAGTACAAACCTTACTGGTCCAAGTACGTCGAGTACGATA